One stretch of Rhipicephalus sanguineus isolate Rsan-2018 chromosome 10, BIME_Rsan_1.4, whole genome shotgun sequence DNA includes these proteins:
- the LOC119372416 gene encoding zinc finger protein 358 codes for MKCSSDSLAGPRVALGRRAPVTGGARRFYCDLCTYSTVFRRNLTVHRRTHTGEKPYSCRCCARRFTHKSGLNRHMRTHGDQPRHECPHCAKTFAQGKHLAAHLRCSHGITAAVAEASVAEQDQPMSCPLCQLTFVGKKALMQHLQRHVSSDGQVLYPCASCEQVFTESSSLEQHVNEEHPSDTVSLPASEEDEDDSLLGLA; via the coding sequence ATGAAGTGCTCGTCTGACTCACTTGCAGGCCCACGGGTTGCACTGGGCAGGCGGGCTCCGGTGACGGGCGGGGCGCGGCGCTTCTACTGTGACCTGTGCACGTACTCCACCGTGTTCCGTCGCAACCTGACTGTGCACCGGCGCACCCACACCGGCGAAAAGCCGTACTCGTGCCGATGCTGCGCCCGCCGCTTCACTCACAAGAGTGGCCTCAACCGCCACATGCGCACCCATGGCGACCAGCCCCGACACGAGTGCCCGCACTGTGCCAAGACCTTTGCCCAGGGCAAGCACCTGGCGGCACACCTGCGCTGCAGTCACGGCATCACGGCAGCTGTTGCCGAGGCCAGTGTGGCCGAGCAGGACCAGCCAATGAGCTGTCCTCTGTGCCAGCTCACGTTTGTGGGCAAGAAGGCACTCATGCAACACCTGCAGCGTCACGTTTCCAGCGATGGCCAGGTGCTCTACCCGTGTGCCAGCTGCGAGCAAGTGTTCACCGAGTCCTCGAGCCTCGAGCAGCACGTGAACGAGGAGCACCCGTCCGACACTGTCTCTTTGCCAGCCAGCGAGGAAGATGAAGACGACAGTCTGCTGGGGCTGGCTTGA